ATCTGTCTACTCTAGCCTCCTAATATGAACTAGCAACGAACTACCCCAGCAGAAAATCACTGTAGTACAACAAGATAAGCCAATCaggtataaaaattatcatctCATCACGTAACAGACACACAGAAATTGCATGCTCAATGCAGAACTCATGAAAAGTTTCTTTCTAACAGCCAAAGAAATGAAACTTCGAGGTAAACTCACTCCTATATGCTGTTGTTTGATGCGTCATTCAAATATCCGAAAATCCAAAAGTAAACAAAGTCAATATACATCCACCATGTATAACACAGACATCAATTCCATTTGAACCGCACACACGGAAACAGAATTCCAAGAATTATACACAGATTCATGTTCGTGATTACTATCTAAGAAAAATTTTAGTCTTATTCTTTGATTTGGACCTTGTAAATATCGAGTTTAACATAAGTGAATTAGCTTATAGAATCATTCTCACTATAATAGTCATGCAGACCTGTGCTTGAGTGTGCATACTTTGGCTAGAAAATGAAGATAATAACATCCTtttgacaaaattaaatatattgtgaGATGATTTCCTgttttataaattcaaacaaaagttGCCCCAGAAGACATTTCAGACATATTATAAGAAGAGAAgtgaaatagaaacaaaatgaCAAAGGGTTAACGCCACAAACTTAGCAGAAAAACAGATATCGAAGGACTGGCAATGGATTATTCAACTCTTTCTCTTGCGTGATAGGAGTGAAACAGAGGTGAGAAATAGTAGCCTGTTAAATTTCCTGATCAGCCTCGTCTTATGAACTCTAGTATGTAAAGGGGAGTTTGTGTTAAGTATGTCTTAAGCAATAACAATTGCTTTTAATTCCCATTTTCAGCTTTTTTTCACTCAATTTGCATTAAAACAGACATTGTGGATGAGATGATGGCCATTaacatttcttttcaatttaccTACTTTTGGTAGGCACAAGCATTATATCCCACGTAACAATTATTCCTTTCAAATATCATTCATCTTCTACAAAGAGTATCCCAATGagtcaaacaaaagaaaatgttgataTTACCTATATCAAAGCTTCTTTATGACTTCATCAATTACACGACTATAGTAAGTCATTCTCCTGATTGCCAATTTTGCTTCCTCAAAATTCTGGTTTTGAAAAGCATGACCTAAGGTATTAGAGCAATTTTGCAGCTTCTCCTGCATCTGGATGACCAATCAAAGGATGACATCAAGAAACAAcatgaaagtaaaaataattcaaaatctaCATTAGAACAATTATGCATTCTCTTTGCAGCATTCAATCTTGTTGGAGATTTCATGCATACCTGGGACAGAATGCGATTCAAAGCATCCCCATTTGTAGCTTCTTCAACTGCTTCCCTGATTTCAAGAATCTGTAGTAAAATTTAGCAATAAAATTTGGAAGCCAGATTTTCCATTAGAAGAAGATGGAAAGATGAGATAAAAGATAATCAATTAAAGTTCTGGAAAAACAAAAGCTGACATATTCCACAgaaagaacttaaaaaaaaaatagcgaGCAGAACaagcaagaaaagatgaaaacatTTTCCAAGTGGTAAAATGCTTCTTTCATCCCCTTGAACGTATGCCTAACTCAATTGCACTTTTTATACATAATTTGTGTTATTCTCTTTGTAAAGTAAGACAGTCTTCCAAAAATCGGCACAAGCCAGTCCTAAATGGAAATGGGATTCCAAATTCTGAAGAGAAATACCTAAACTAGCCATCAATGACAACACAATTGCCAAACTTCCCATTTACAGAAAATGTCACCAAATGAACCTTGAGAGTGAAAGCTGATTTAAACTTCAAAGAGGATAACTATCCACCCATTTTCCAAAGAAATAGCttcacatatattttatttaccatggaaaggaatttaaaagaaaatttcacaTTGAAAAGCAATAAGGTTCTTTTGTTACCTCTGTCAGTAGTTCTGGATCTGATATTGTCTGCTCTTCATCAATTTCTACTCCATTAAGCTTCAGCTGAAAAGAAAAGGCACAACTTTACATGGTAACACCAACAGAGAAACAATTGAAATTGAACAATATATAACTAACTACATCGATGGAAAGCATAGTTAGATGGCATGTTTGATGTATNNGNCCCAATTCAGATAATAAATTTCACCAGCACAAATNTATTANNTTTCNAGNTTTTCAAATTTNGCAGANAGTTTNNTACTGNAATGAAGCATCATCAATTTGGAATCTTTGATGGAAGTATTCTTACCAAGTAAATTCCTCTTGACAAAGGCTTGCTAAGTGTACGGTACGCATCAATCACCCTTGCAGATTGTTCAGCAGCAAAATCCCTTTCTTTCTAACCAATTGAAggaaaacaaaatcttttagtTCCTCCAAAACCTCATTCAACCTCACTGCCTTCCCCCATCCCCTTAAAACAAAAAGagtagaaagaaaaatcaaatagaaaaacaagaacttaaaataagaaaaaaggatATCCCATAATACCAACCTGAGATTTTGAATGTACTAAATCAGGATGCAGCTTCTTTTGCCACTCTTTGTACTTGACCTCCAAATTCTCACCTTCTTGATCATACTTCCTCTCcctgtttaaaattaaaaaacaaatagtaaaaatgatttttaacttCTTAGCTCATCTATAAATTTATAGACAATAATTCAtccattatataaatatatttttcttccttcatcCCAAAAACTAAAGCACACACATTCATAATCCAGCAATGAAACTCCAAAACTTAACTAGACACGAATATACATTTTATGCTGCAACAAAAATGGATTAAGCAATGACCTACGCTAAAAAACACACACGCACAATTAATTTCCTGAAATACTAAAGTTTCACTTTTCCTAATTCAGTGTCTCAAAACAGACTGAGTCAACAATATCCCTGTGTATACTTGTTGCTTTCCACTGCAATTGACCAACCAAGGTGAAAACCCAATAAATTGTCAGAAGAAGAAAACTTACAAAcgcaattgatttttttttttcttagtattCTTCTAACAGAATTGAAATTTCACCTCCCTGTGCTGtgttaatatttaattcaaactttaatttcataaattatcaaaataaaactcCAATTCGATCGGAGAATGGTACCAGTAAACAAAAAAGCACCAAAAAACAAGGCGAAAACCAAATCAATTGTTAAGCAattccttaattttttatttagtgttCTTATGTCAGAATTGGAATTTCACATCACTGAGCTATGCTAACCTTAATTCAAACTTCTActacacaaattataaaaataaaaaataaaactctaactcaGAAGGGATAATGGTGTCAACAGAACTAAAAACACCGAACTAAAGAAGAAAACTTCGGAAGCAATTTCAGCACccagaagaaaaaaacaaagccCCGGAAGCTTACACCCCAAATATCTCAAAATAGTCGGTGGAACCATCGACGGGTTGAATGCACCGNCACGAGTCGCATACGAGGAAAGGNGCGGAATGAGGGGCAGCATGGCAATTCCAGCACCCACTTTGGATTTCCACGGNAGATTTAGAGCATAAAGTTTTNNAGGAAAACCCGGGAGAACAGTTGAAATCGAAGGTGGGAGCGCGAGGAGGAGGATGGTGAGGTGATGcatgatgaagaagagagagTTTAATGTGAGGAGGAAAATTGGAAGTGAAGTGCTGCGGAAATGAAGTTAAAGAGCGccgcaaaagaaaataaaagggcTTGCAGAGGTTCTTCTTGGACATGGTGTGAGCACACAGAGAGGATATGCAGAAGGAAGGTATAATGTTAGGGGGAGTGAGAAATGATTTGGGGAAATTGCAGGCGTAGATTTGTGAGAGGGAGGGTGAGAATGATCCTCTCTTAATCGAGAAGATTTGAGGGGatgaagagtaaaattacaaaatgccCCTTGTTATACTGTGCCTGTGCGAGAATGGGAGGTGAGAACCATTCTCCCCCATAACAATCGATTCTGCTGGTTCAGATATGATTGTGGATGCGTTTGGAAGAGGTGGTGGTGGCCGCAGGTGGTTTCTTCATTGGTGCTGCTCAGCTGTGGGGCTGTAATACGTCGACGTTGGTGGTGAAGGTGTCCTCATGATGCGTTTGTGGTGGAGGTGCCTGCTGGTGCCGTATTTTGTGGGCTGAAGGTGACGAAGAATACTTACGAGAAGGAGAAActgcttaaaaataataattataacaatatataatactaataataatataattataattatataattatatatatatatatatatatatatatatatataaagtttcttAATTactatcttttaaattaaataattactcttcataagagaattatttttttatcatttaaattattattcttttaaattaaaataattatacataatattacttataatatttttttataattaaaatttattttatttataattttgtctataactatatatatactttttgtttctccaattttactattttaattaggTTAAAAACATTTAGACGTCcgtattttcgtaaggtattcccaatttggtccccttcttttaaaccttcccaattgagttcttataactgctaatttcaaacaaattaatctCTTCccttaaaaatcgttaacggtgttaaaattgtacaattttaacacctctgcacaattttaacacttcaaaacgataattttaaccacgtcatctactcACCTTTGCACAATTTAAacaccgttaacaatttttaacggcaggggctaatttgtttgaaattagcagttataagaactcaattgggaaggtttaaaagaaggagACCAAATTGGAAATatcttacgaaaatagggacgcctaaatggttttaaccttttaattattatttttaaaatttatataatttataaatatttagaaatatacACAATATATTAGTTAcgctaataataataataataataataataataataataataataatatattcgGTTCTGGTCGTCCATCTCCATATCATAGAAGAAATCATTGTTTAATTCTCTCATTCTTGAAAAGCACTTTAGAAGTGCTTGGTCATCTCCTTCCTTACAAAGAGTCTTTCGCTGTTATCCAATGTAATTACGGGCGTCACGTTCCAGGAATTCTATCTTTTCAAATCTATCGGCATCATTAACCAAGGATATGAAACTTTTGTTAATGCGAACACCAGCATCATGATTCATATTAAGGGTGTGCTTCGCATGCATATTAAGTCTTCGATTACCATGTATGAGGTTGAAATTATTCGGACACGTGTCATGGTTGTGTTCATTAATAACTGTTCTCACCTGCCATCTTCCTTCTTTCATAACAACTGTGATTCCAGCAGGACATTGAGTTTTTTGACTTGGCTGGGCTTTCCATTCTCGAGCAATGGGAGATAGGTACTTCCCTTCCCTAGAGCACACTAATTTCATGAAGTTTAACTCGTTATTCTTATTTCTCCTAGAAGTCCTTATCCGAACACCAAAACCGCAT
This genomic stretch from Vigna radiata var. radiata cultivar VC1973A chromosome 7, Vradiata_ver6, whole genome shotgun sequence harbors:
- the LOC106766354 gene encoding protein FAR1-RELATED SEQUENCE 5-like, with the protein product MSLEEVTCEVNNNSIQNINDNVPKIHMWFDTIEEVKSFYTNYVVRCGFGVRIRTSRRNKNNELNFMKLVCSREGKYLSPIAREWKAQPSQKTQCPAGITVVMKEGRWQVRTVINEHNHDTCPNNFNLIHGNRRLNMHAKHTLNMNHDAGVRINKSFISLVNDADRFEKIEFLERDARNYIG
- the LOC106768343 gene encoding uncharacterized protein LOC106768343 — encoded protein: MSKKNLCKPFYFLLRRSLTSFPQHFTSNFPPHIKLSLLHHASPHHPPPRAPTFDFNCSPGFSXKTLCSKSXVEIQSGCWNCHAAPHSAPFLVCDSXRCIQPVDGSTDYFEIFGVERKYDQEGENLEVKYKEWQKKLHPDLVHSKSQKERDFAAEQSARVIDAYRTLSKPLSRGIYLLKLNGVEIDEEQTISDPELLTEILEIREAVEEATNGDALNRILSQMQEKLQNCSNTLGHAFQNQNFEEAKLAIRRMTYYSRVIDEVIKKL